TGCATATTGGGGCTGTAACTCTCTTTGTTCAAACACGCCACTGGGGGATTACATGCTCGCTCTGCTCTCATGCATATTGGGGCTGTAACTCTCTTTGTTCGTAACAGCCCCAACAAAAAGAACCAGCTAGGGGGGAGCTGGTTCAAAAAAGGAGTTATAAGGACTGAGGCAATTAGAAAAAGGGGGGTAAAACTAATTGCTGTCCTGTTTACATTCTCTATATTACAGTGCATCGATGAAAATTCACCGGGGTTTTCATGAGAATTCTATGAAACTTTCATTTTTTATGTTATATCATACTTAATCGTTCCTTCTCTCGTTATATCTGTGATTTCTAGCTGTACAATTTGGGTCATACTCTCAATTTGGCCGATTTTTTTAATGATAATTGCGCTGTCTGTATTCAAATAGGAAAGCACGATATCCTTGGTCATATTTTTTTCTGTAACAGGGATCTCAATTCGGTCTATCTCACCGCTTTCCAATTGCTTTATATTCGTCGTATCTTGCTGTCCTTCTATGTACACGAAAACTTTCTGCGTTAATTTGTTCTGCGACTTATTGATAACACTCATTTCTAACGCCATGTTACTCCAACTCCTTCTATATAATAACTCACTAAACTGCCGCCATCATGATTTGCCACATACATCTTATTATCTATCCCTATCAAAATCCCCCCAGATTCCCATTATCTCAAAGTAAACGCAAAAAAACCAGCCGGGGAAGCTGGTCAAAAAAGGGAGTTTGTTAAAGGGACACCACAATTAGAAAAAGGGGAGTAAAACTAATTGCTGTCCTTGCTTTACACTCTTTATAATACAGGCCTTCGATGAAAGTTTTGCGGGGATTTCATGAGAATTATATTAGAATTCAAGTATTTGTCCTAATGGCAAGGGATGCGCGTCTGTGTTGTGGCCAACTGCTGGGGTTTTCAGCAAAAATTTATCGTATCGTTTCGCGTATTCCTGCACCATCTCCACTACTTCATCACTTCGTCCCAGCTCGTCCATTTCTGAAAAGGTTCCCAATATAACGCCACTTGCTTCTTTTAAATAGCCGATTTGATCTAGTTGCGCGAGATAAGTCGCGATTTTATTACGATCCCCGCTCATCGCTTCGAGTAGAATAATTTTCCCCGTCGGACTAGGAAGATACTCCGTTCCTGCAAGTTTCAACAAACACCGAATATTTCCGCCAATAATCTCGCCTGACATCTTCGTGCCCGTTCGTATTATTTCATACGGAATTATCGTTTTTTTCCCTTTCAAAAAGGTGTTTTCGAACTGGCGTAACTGCAATTCCGACTCATTTCCCGCCAAATGAAGTAATTGATAGTTATAACCTAAAATACCCGTTTTCGCATAAATCGCGTTCAAAACAACCGTTAAATCACTGTATCCGATAAACGGTTTATTCGCCGCTTTAATGACCTCAAAATCAAGATATGGCAAGATTTCATTCGCTAAATCGCCACCAGAAATATCGAAAATCGCCTTGATTTCTGGATTTCGATACATATTTAAGAGGGCTTCCGCGCGCTGTTGCGGCATTCTATTTTCTGTTTCAAAAATTGTTGTCGCTCGAATCAGGCTCAAACCAAAATTCTTGGCAAGCAATTCCTCCACACGATCTATATCTTTTTCTTGCTCTCGCTTTCGCCCATTAGAACAGCCCACCAAGCCAATCATATCTCCATTTTGCAACATAAGCCGCACCTCCACTCACCTCTAGTTTAGCATACAAAAACACCAACCCTGGTTAGTCAGGATTGGCGTTTTCTAAGAGAGGTATGAAAAAAGGTGAGAAACAATGCAACTACTCTAAAAGGGAGTTAAAAAGTAATTGTTGTTGTCTACAAAATCTATATTACAGGACAGTCATGAATTTTCTAAGATGAAAATGTGAAATTTTTGTTAATAAAGTAGTTTCTTATACAACGCTAAAATTTCTTCGGCATTTGTTTAGCTACATCAAGTAAATTCGTTATTTTATTTATAAATTTGAACCCCATTAAAGCACTATCCGTCACAGTAAACACCTTGTTAAAACCTGATTTTCTCAATTGCACTAGTACCAAAATAAGTTCAATATTCAAAGCGCAGATTATTTTAACAAGTAGAATCCTGCGATTGGTAACAATTTTTAAAAGATAAAAATGCGACACCGCTTTACTGAGAAAAAAGTCAATTTTCAGTTCATAATATAAAATTGGGCTTGAAAATCCAGTTTTTCATGTTAAAATATAATCACAATAACAAAAATTATTAGATTGGGAGTTAACAGATGTGAAAAAAATTCTTAATGAAACCTTCTCTTTATTTAGTATGATATTGTTAGTACTAATCATATGGACAACCTTCAACCAGAACGGTGATATATTCTATACAGGAAGATTTTATATACTGGCATTATTCGTAGTAATTGTTCTCGGCAGATATATATTAACTAAAACTGGGCGTTTAATGAGTCTTACACCTAAAGCGAACCTACTAACAAGAGTGATTGAGGAAGAAGGTTTCATCGTATTTGGTATATTCTTTTTAGTTTTAACTGTGGTATCATGTTTTACTAATGATGCCTCTCTCATTTATAAAAATCGGCTCTTATTAATAATATTCCTCTTAGTAAATACCACTGGAATATACATGAGTGGTCGAAAAAAATTTAAAACCGACTAAAATGAACTATCAAAACCACTCAAAATTGGATTCTATAGTAAATGTTGGGGTAGAAATTAATCTGCCACAACATTTTTTTGTTCCCGTTTCAAGATAAAAAATACACGGTAATATCAACATCCTTTAAAATAAAAGTGACGAAATCCAATCCAAGGGAGAGATATCACCATGCAAAACCATTTACCATACAATTTATTGGTTTAGAAAATAAAAACACGATTTTAGCTAAGGTAAGAAATATTGCAACTCCTCTAAAAGGAGTTATAAACTAATCGCTATTATCTATATTACAGGATAGGCGTGATGGATATTTTTGTTAATAAAGTAATTTCTTATACAACGCTAGAATTTCTTCCGTATTTGTTGGCCTTGGATTCCCGCCAGTACACACATCGGCTAGGGCATCTTTGGCAAGCGACTCTAAATCTTGCTCTTTCACGCCAACTTCGCTTAATGAACTCGGGATTCCGACGTCTTTGGAAAGATCAGAAACCGCTCTAACAGCTGCTTTTCGTGCTTCATCAAGCGACATGGATTCTGTGCCAACAACACCCATGGCTTGGGCGATATCGCGATATTTTTCGCCTGTATGTGCAGCATTATACTCCATAACGGTTGGCAAGATAATCGCGTTCGCAACTCCATGAGGCGTGTCGTACCAGGCCCCGAGCGGATGCGCCATCCCATGCACCAGACCTAATCCAACATTTGAGAATCCCATTCCTGCAATATACTGCCCCAATGCCATTTTTTCGCGTCCAGCTGCGTCACCATTTACCGATGAACGAAGCGATCCCGCGATGATTTTAATCGCTTTTAAGTGTAGCATATCGGTGAGTTCCCAAGCTGCGTTCGTGATATAGCCTTCGATAGCGTGCGTCAAAGCGTCCATACCCGTTGCGGCACACAGTGATTTTGGCATCGACATCATCATATCGCTATCCACAAATGCCACCAGCGGAATATCGTGCGGGTCCACACAAACAAATTTGCGTTGCCGCTCCTCATCCGTGATCACATAGTTTATCGTCACTTCCGCCGCCGTTCCCGAAGTCGTAGGCACTGCAAAAATTGGAACGCTAGGTTTCGTCGTATTTGCCTCACCCTCTAGGCTCCGCACATCGCTAAATGTTGGATTCGTCGCAATAATCCCAATCGCTTTTGCCGTATCAATCGGGGAGCCACCGCCAATCGCGATGATATAATCCGCGCCTGACTGTTGAAACGCAACGAGCCCAGTCTTCACAACCGCGATCGTCGGATTTGGAATCGAGCCATCAAAAACCACATAAGGCAACTGCCCCGCATCCAATAACGCCGTCACTTTTTGCACAATTCCATGCTCAACCAAAGCCTTATCCGTCACGATAAATGCTTTTTGAAAAGCCGATTTTCGGACCTCATCCGTGATTTTCCCTATCGCACCAGCGC
The sequence above is drawn from the Listeria weihenstephanensis genome and encodes:
- a CDS encoding LD-carboxypeptidase is translated as MLQNGDMIGLVGCSNGRKREQEKDIDRVEELLAKNFGLSLIRATTIFETENRMPQQRAEALLNMYRNPEIKAIFDISGGDLANEILPYLDFEVIKAANKPFIGYSDLTVVLNAIYAKTGILGYNYQLLHLAGNESELQLRQFENTFLKGKKTIIPYEIIRTGTKMSGEIIGGNIRCLLKLAGTEYLPSPTGKIILLEAMSGDRNKIATYLAQLDQIGYLKEASGVILGTFSEMDELGRSDEVVEMVQEYAKRYDKFLLKTPAVGHNTDAHPLPLGQILEF
- the fucO gene encoding lactaldehyde reductase; this translates as MVNRMILNQTSYFGAGAIGKITDEVRKSAFQKAFIVTDKALVEHGIVQKVTALLDAGQLPYVVFDGSIPNPTIAVVKTGLVAFQQSGADYIIAIGGGSPIDTAKAIGIIATNPTFSDVRSLEGEANTTKPSVPIFAVPTTSGTAAEVTINYVITDEERQRKFVCVDPHDIPLVAFVDSDMMMSMPKSLCAATGMDALTHAIEGYITNAAWELTDMLHLKAIKIIAGSLRSSVNGDAAGREKMALGQYIAGMGFSNVGLGLVHGMAHPLGAWYDTPHGVANAIILPTVMEYNAAHTGEKYRDIAQAMGVVGTESMSLDEARKAAVRAVSDLSKDVGIPSSLSEVGVKEQDLESLAKDALADVCTGGNPRPTNTEEILALYKKLLY